TGCAGCCGCGCAGGATGGCGATGTGATAGGCGAGCAGCTGCAGCGGAATCACCGTCAGCAGCGGCGAGAGGTACTCGACCGTCTCCGGGATCGCGATCACGTGCTCGGCGAGGCTGGCCGCCGCCGCGTCGCCCTGGTTGACGACGGCGATGATCTTGCCCTTGCGCGCCCGCACCTCTTCCATGTTGCCGAGGATCTTCTCGTTGTTCCCGCGCGGACTGACGAAGACGACCGGCATGTTGGCGTCGATGAGCGCGATCGGGCCGTGCTTCATCTCGGCCGCCGGGTAGCCCTCGGCGTGCACGTAGCTGATCTCCTTCAGCTTGAGGGCGCCCTCGAGCGCGACCGGGAAGTTGATCCCGCGGCCGAGGTAGAGGAAGTTGTTCGCCCCCGCGTAGATCTCGGCGATCTCGCGGATCTTGGCGTCCATCGTCAGGATTCCCTCGACCTTCTCGGGGATCGCCTGCAGCTCGCGCACGAGTTCCTGTCCCTGGTCCTTGGACAGGTTGCGCATGCGCCCGAGCAGGAGGGCGATGATCGCGAACACCGTCACCTGGCTCGTGAAGGCCTTGGTCGAGGCGACGCCGATCTCCGGCCCGGCGTGGATGTAGACGCCGCCGTCGCTCTCGCGCGCGATCGTGCTGCCGACCACGTTGACGAGGCCGAGGGCCTTGGCGCCCTTGGTGCGGGCTTCGCGCATCGCCGCGAGGGTGTCCACCGTCTCGCCGGACTGGCTGATCGCCCAGGCGACGTTGTGCTCGCCGATGATCGGGTTGCGGTAGCGGAACTCCGAGGCGTACTCGACCTCGACCGGGATGCGCGCGAGCCGCTCGATCATGTACTCGCCGATGAGGGCGGCATGCCAGCTCGTCCCGCAGGCGAGGAAGATGATGCGGTCGGCCGCGCGCAGCTCGTCCAGGTTGTGGATCAGCCCGCCGAGCTTGGCCTTGCCCTCGTCCTGGATCAGGCGACCGCGGAAGGAATTGCGGATCGTCGTCGGCTGCTCGGTGATCTCCTTGAGCATGAAGTGCTCGTAGCCGCCCTTCTCGATGCTCTCGAGATCCCAGGTCACCTCCTGCACGCTCTTCTCGACCATCTCGTTGCGGATGGTCTTCGTGTGGAACTGGCCCTCGTCGATCACCACCATCTCGTGGTCGTCGAGGTAGATGACCTGCCGCGTGTGGGCGAGGATGGCGGCGACGTCGCTGGCGAGGAAGAACTCGTTGTCGCCGATGCCGACGACCATCGGACTGCCGTTGCGGGCGCCGACCAGCTTTTT
This bacterium DNA region includes the following protein-coding sequences:
- the glmS gene encoding glutamine--fructose-6-phosphate transaminase (isomerizing); amino-acid sequence: KKLVGARNGSPMVVGIGDNEFFLASDVAAILAHTRQVIYLDDHEMVVIDEGQFHTKTIRNEMVEKSVQEVTWDLESIEKGGYEHFMLKEITEQPTTIRNSFRGRLIQDEGKAKLGGLIHNLDELRAADRIIFLACGTSWHAALIGEYMIERLARIPVEVEYASEFRYRNPIIGEHNVAWAISQSGETVDTLAAMREARTKGAKALGLVNVVGSTIARESDGGVYIHAGPEIGVASTKAFTSQVTVFAIIALLLGRMRNLSKDQGQELVRELQAIPEKVEGILTMDAKIREIAEIYAGANNFLYLGRGINFPVALEGALKLKEISYVHAEGYPAAEMKHGPIALIDANMPVVFVSPRGNNEKILGNMEEVRARKGKIIAVVNQGDAAAASLAEHVIAIPETVEYLSPLLTVIPLQLLAYHIAILRGCNVDQPRNLAKSVTVE